In a single window of the Plasmodium cynomolgi strain B DNA, chromosome 6, whole genome shotgun sequence genome:
- a CDS encoding ADP-ribosylation factor-like protein (putative), giving the protein MGVLFSSIFSRLFSNREIRILILGLDNAGKTTILNRLQLGEIVQTIPTIGFNVESVNYKNLKLQVWDLGGQSSIRPYWRCYYKNTNAIIYVIDSSDGERLVSTKWEINMILKEPDLEGVLLVIFANKQDVKNCLSITQISKDLNLTAIRDRQWAIFSTSATKNVGITEALDWLVSNI; this is encoded by the coding sequence ATGGGCGTACTCTTCTCTTCCATATTCTCCCGCCTATTTTCAAATAGAGAAATCAGGATACTCATATTAGGCCTCGATAATGCGGGAAAAACGACCATTCTGAACAGACTGCAGTTGGGAGAAATTGTTCAGACTATTCCGACAATTGGATTTAATGTAGAGAGTGTAAATTACAAGAACTTAAAATTACAGGTATGGGATTTGGGGGGTCAGTCTTCTATTAGACCCTACTGGAGATGttactataaaaatacgAATGCCATTATTTACGTGATTGACAGCTCGGATGGAGAACGCTTGGTGAGcaccaaatgggaaattaaCATGATTCTTAAGGAACCAGACTTGGAAGGAGTACTCCTGGTGATCTTTGCAAACAAGCAGGATGTTAAAAATTGTCTCTCTATAACTCAGATATCGAAGGACTTAAACTTAACGGCGATACGGGATCGGCAGTGGGCTATTTTCAGCACGAGTGCTACGAAGAACGTCGGGATTACGGAGGCTCTGGACTGGCTCGTCAGTAACATC
- a CDS encoding hypothetical protein (putative), whose amino-acid sequence MAPVPPVEQVHFVMHGRIFKKKKFYDVREIFSFIRQNNQIKLESSFYTVTIKAMLMLEKNSLQEAMIIYDDSYDMSIYLTNEIHNLMLENNLYLYHTVKKEVKPECEKLLKLYEGNVEKIIIRLINELIKNRTSIKLSSKTLSLFAWTHMYLDVNEIIK is encoded by the exons ATGGCTCCTGTGCCCCCCGTCGAACAAGTACATTTTGTTATGCATggaagaatttttaaaaaaaaaaaattttacgatgtgcgagaaatattttccttcataCGACAGAACAA CCAAATAAAGCTGGAAAGTTCCTTCTACACCGTGACCATAAAGGCCATGCTGATGTTGGAAAAGAACTCTCTTCAGGAGGCCATGATA ATATACGACGACTCGTATGACATGTCTATCTATTTGACGAACGAAATTCACAATTTGATGTTAG AGAATAACTTATACCTTTATCACACCGTGAAAAAAGAGGTGAAACCAGag TGTGAAAAATTACTGAAGTTATACGAAGGGAACGTGGAAAAGATAATT ATACGACTAATAAAcgagttaataaaaaataggacGTCGATAAAATTGTCCTCAAAGACTTTGAGTCTGTTTGCCTGGACACACATGTACCTTGACGTTAATGAAATTATCAAGTAA
- a CDS encoding methionine- tRNA ligase (putative) — protein MILYPHKYFPNTVKCMLAAHIYSFQVELCDDFFYTRSFDIEKSLVVNKKPLLIYENNYVSSTKAICFLFHRLRNAESKKCLDDKLRLYMSWVEWSDLLEKHIEVLNKKKIIDSLDELESYLKENPNKNFICSSGQNHQGGDSNDMLTLADIFVYTSLTHCNIEICRESWEHISKYIEKINQLEDVQKILKDVEHIYKYKNIYNLFISKIHEKNINSYLKKEKFYITTAINYVNGDPHIGHAYEIVLADAIARYHKNIGRKVFFTTGADEHGMKIANQAARNNITPQELCDRNVLKFKELNKLLHVDEDYYVRTTCDKHKKIAQEIWTKCEENKDIYLGEYEGWYNVREETYVPENEAKLMNYRDPLNNIKLEKMKESSYFFKMSKYQERLIEYILENPHFIQPEQKRNEILQRLKEPLADLSCSRTKFSWGIPVPSDNKHVMYVWMDALINYYSNCFIVDGKEDYWPANVHLIGKDIVWFHTVIFPTILMSVNLDLPKSVFCHGFVLAADGKKMSKSLGNVINPIEIIEAYGSDAFRFHVIKETKRGFDMRFDIDNLVDMCNSDLADTIGNLVQRTLSLCQLSNESKIPPLFEEYDIDLPFSLLHFINRVEFHMQTYCVQLCCEKTVNVCKDLNKFLTELAPWKYKNEDHNKKLHIIRIMMEAIYLIGHYLDIFIPSIASQIFQKLNTPKKSIVDLNPWLNNLQEGVQINNDNILFKKFEVESAQIKIQKVIMRVCKIVSIVKQEEGQKAATIFEIEVDDQEKHLAVLYLPTPPNCISMFTVAIMNIKPITINNITVNAIIPHVNKEVFTFARETNMQTGTLIKAKNYKTLVKQRDNLTKKEVNSLELSIINGHCFFEKTVPLVFASSEDMPFYHSTQSSGPLNVFPHAYS, from the exons ATGATTTTATACCCGCACAAGTATTTCCCCAACACGGTAAAATGCATGCTGGCGGCGCACATTTACAGCTTCCAAGTGGAACTGTGCGACGATTTCTTCTACACAAGGAGCTTTGATATAGAGAAGAGTCTCGTAGTGAATAAGAAGCCGCTTCTGATTTACGAAAATAATTACGTCAGTTCGACCAAGGCAATATGTTTCCTGTTCCATCGGTTACGAAATGCGGAAAGTAAAAAGTGTTTGGATGACAAGCTACGGTTATACATGTCATGGGTAGAGTGGAGTGACCTCTTGGAGAAGCACATCGAAGtgttaaacaaaaagaaaataattgatAGTCTAGATGAGTTGGAGAGTTACCTAAAGGAAAatccaaataaaaatttcatatgCAGCTCGGGACAAAATCACCAAGGGGGGGATAGTAACGACATGTTAACCTTGGCAGATATCTTTGTATATACCTCATTGACCCACTGCAATATTGAAATATGCCGAGAGAGTTGGGAACACATAAGCAAATATATTGAGAAAATAAACCAACTGGAGGACGTACAGAAAATTCTGAAGGACGTAGAGcatatttacaaatataaaaatatttacaatttatttatttccaaaattcatgagaaaaatatcaactcttatttgaagaaggaaaaattttatataacgACGGCGATTAACTATGTGAATGGAGATCCCCATATTGGACATGCTTACGAAATAGTGCTAGCAGATGCTATTGCGAGGTATCACAAAAACATAGGGAGGAAGGTGTTCTTCACGACAGGTGCTGATGAACACGGAATGAAGATTGCCAATCAGGCAGCGAGAAATAATATCACTCCACAAGAATTATGCGATAGAAATGTACTTAAATTTAAGGAGTTAAATAAATTGTTGCATGTGGATGAGGACTACTATGTGAGAACGACATGtgataaacataaaaaaattgcacaagaAATTTGGACCAAATGTGAAGAGAACAAAGATATTTATTTGGGTGAATACGAAGGATGGTACAACGTCCGTGAGGAGACATACGTACCCGAGAACGAAGCGaaattaatgaattataGGGATCCACTTAACAATAtaaagttggaaaaaatgaaagaatcatcgtacttttttaaaatgtcgaAATATCAGGAAAGGTTAATCGAGTATATACTTGAGAATCCCCATTTTATCCAACCGGAACAGAAGAGGAATGAGATTTTGCAGAGACTGAAGGAACCTTTGGCTGATCTGTCCTGTAGCAGAACGAAATTTTCTTGGGGAATTCCTGTCCCAAGTGACAACAAGCATGTTATGTATGTGTGGATGGATGCTctgataaattattattctaATTGCTTCATCGTAGATGGGAAGGAGGATTATTGGCCAGCAAATGTTCACCTGATTGGAAAAGACATCGTGTGGTTCCACACAGTTATCTTCCCCACCATTCTCATGTCAGTAAATTTGGATCTCCCCAAAAGTGTATTTTGTCATGGCTTTGTCCTAGCTgcggatggaaaaaaaatgtctaaaTCGTTAGGCAATGTAATAAATCCCATTGAAATAATTGAGGCCTATGGATCGGATGCTTTTCGCTTCCACGTCATTAAGGAGACTAAGAGAGGATTCGACATGCGTTTCGACATAGATAACCTAGTCGATATGTGTAACTCCGATTTAGCGGACACGATTGGAAATTTGGTGCAGAGGACATTATCCCTTTGTCAGCTATCAAATGAGTCAAAGATCCCTCCCCTCTTTGAGGAGTACGACATCGACTTGCCCTTCAGCCTGCTGCACTTTATTAACCGAGTGGAATTCCACATGCAGACTTATTGCGTTCAACTGTGTTGTGAAAAAACAGTAAACGTGTGCAAAGATTTGAATAAATTTCTGACCGAGTTGGCCCCatggaaatacaaaaatgaagaccataataaaaaattgcacataaTTAGGATCATGATGGAAGCCATTTATCTCATTGGCCACTAtttggatatttttattccatccATTGCTTCccaaattttccaaaaattaaatacCCCCAAGAAAAGCATTGTCGATTTGAACCCCTGGTTGAATAACTTACAAGAAGGGGTACAAATTAATAACgacaatattttatttaaaaaatttgaggTGGAAAGTgctcaaataaaaattcaaaaggTCATAAtgcgtgtgtgcaaaattgtCAGTATTGTGAAGCAGGAAGAGGGTCAAAAAGCGGCCACCATTTTCGAAATTGAGGTCGATGACCAGGAGAAGCATCTCGCTGTTCTCTACCTACCTACACCTCCCAACTGTATCAGTATGTTCACCGTAGCTATTATGAATATTAAGCCTATCACCATTAATAACATTACTGTTAATGCCATCATCCCTCATGTGAACAAGGAAGTGTTTACCTTTGCCAGGGAGACGAATATGCAGACGGGGACTTTAATTAAGGCTAAGAATTACAAAACGCTTGTAAAGCAACGGGACAATTTAACTAAGAAGGAGGTCAACTCTTTGGAACTGTCCATTATTAATGGTCACTGTTTTTTCGAGAAAACCGTGCCCTTGGTTTTCGCCTCATCCGAGGACATGCCCTTCTACCACTCCACGCAGAGCAGCGGGCCCCTCAA CGTGTTTCCCCACGCTTACTCGTGA
- a CDS encoding hypothetical protein (putative), which produces MDGIEGKIKTMYEDFHVHEITRNNNILHLEQLIHREKINQIIHQNEEDEREKIIRSISKTELHLHVLAKYVNKDNVKTFRQFLTLLHDIYQLKLNSEAGELPQELPRDGLKKMSIPYCLFIHLDEMPTPANSHLDENGNSIRGEEPLCSEGLPQEDPTDGNKTTRRNIHNVIKQYYPFLLTETKNVPQSQSVLSHGNILQGNANCENNSVEFIKEKKDDAQISAIQIYPSFNCLKTLLPQNIFNKLKGNAKKSRFSQNDELENIICQKLDQMEEKKKITKLPEQVRQFCGEGISQESSNAAMGFFENKKRKIECGTLAHSFDGNCTGGGNKKVRGEEGGEAEVKMEVKSEVKAEGRATTANLRENPPRDDSKDKAKGGDTPKGITPICDEEGVPPNGHVPPYSVGKNGNTGHTYSNQLNHEEHSENATGGNFLDKLNDHRKKKNEQKKGKKYLHFNLYKENKDICEVLHKIKINLKKKNGDISYCGIKDKRGITVQRFCIHKAKKFDLFRLIMGGDSVSRDRGGDRGGDRSGGRSGDRRGDRSSGRSGDGSSGRSGDGSAGRGDPPSWCNNVYVSNLSYKKKKLSLGDLQGNFFKVLIRGVEDTSEEKFCALADNFRKAGFVNYFGHQRFGSKQIKNYEIGICILKKNYKQALFHVIENAGLDSSKKGRLIEYLNELDATNRVEGEEEVVVLTTPNDESHVWKDEKDEKDKKTILCSLKNDKKFKNAFMNLPKDIFSLFIHSTQSLIFNILADVRMKKYGFAVVVGDLIESSRNNEEALSSDNFTEHHSDESESGEPLYETNIIVVTPENISLYDIYDVVLPFPGDKNFVFPPNLTEEYKSVLSNLRLSLDDFRSEKNFFSAPGGYRKVVVKPRDFKSLFIKSDAAGGGRIPFIRSDLTKLVEQEGWAPNSEANSAERSEEPNRDAANPAATTRMADEMQTHITFVQSDVYHEHLIKEVPNYRTTASVLLTCSLPKSSYITVALLEVLNS; this is translated from the exons ATGGATGGCATcgaagggaaaataaaaaccatGTATGAAGATTTCCATGTGCACGAAATTACGAGAAATAACAACATTTTGCACTTGGAACAGCTCATacatagagaaaaaattaatcaaattATTCACCAGAATGAGGAAGACgagagggagaaaataatCAGGAGCATCTCCAAAACGGAGTTACACTTGCATGTGCTAGCCAAGTATGTAAACAAAGACAATGTGAAAACGTTCAGGCAATTTCTTACTTTGTTACACGACATATATCAGTTAAAGTTGAACAGTGAGGCGGGTGAGTTACCGCAGGAGTTGCCGAGGGACGGCTTGAAGAAAATGTCCATTCCGTACTGTCTCTTTATACACCTGGACGAGATGCCTACTCCGGCGAACTCCCACTTGGATGAAAATGGGAATTCCATTCGCGGTGAAGAACCCCTTTGTAGTGAGGGACTCCCCCAAGAGGACCCCACGGATGGAAACAAAACCACGCGCAGAAACATCCACAACGTTATAAAACAGTATTACCCATTTCTCCTGACGGAAACGAAAAATGTCCCCCAGAGCCAAAGTGTCCTTTCGCATGGAAACATACTACAAGGAAATGCCAACTGTGAAAATAACAGTGTAGAGTtcattaaagaaaaaaaagacgatgCACAAATCAGCGCGATACAAATATATCCATCCTTTAATTGCTTAAAAACTCTTTTGCCACAAAacatatttaacaaattaaaaggaaatgcGAAGAAATCTCGATTCAGCCAAAACGATGAAttggaaaatattatctGCCAAAAGTTGgaccaaatggaagaaaaaaaaaaaattacaaaattgccTGAACAGGTGAGGCAGTTTTGCGGAGAAGGAATCTCCCAGGAAAGCTCTAACGCTGCAATGGGATTCTtcgaaaataagaaaaggaaaattgaGTGCGGGACTTTGGCTCACAGTTTCGATGGCAActgcacagggggggggaataaaaaagtgcgCGGGGAAGAGGGAGGCGAAGCGGAAGTCAAAATGGAAGTCAAATCGGAAGTCAAAGCGGAAGGAAGGGCCACTACTGCCAACCTTCGTGAGAATCCCCCGCGTGACGATTCAAAAGACAAAGCGAAGGGGGGAGACACCCCAAAAGGGATAACCCCAATATGTGACGAAGAGGGCGTTCCCCCCAACGGACATGTTCCCCCCTACAGTGtaggtaaaaatggcaacacGGGCCACACCTATTCCAACCAGCTTAACCACGAAGAACACTCCGAAAACGCTACAGGGGGGAACTTCCTGGACAAGCTAAACGATcacaggaagaagaaaaacgaacagaaaaagggaaagaagtaCCTGCACTTCAATCTGTACAAGGAAAACAAAGACATATGCGAAGTGctgcacaaaataaaaataaatttaaagaaaaaaaacggagacaTATCATACTGTGGGATTAAGGACAAGAGGGGAATAACGGTGCAGAGGTTTTGTATTCACAAGGCGAAGAAGTTTGACTTGTTTAGGCTGATAATGGGGGGGGACAGTGTCAGCCGCGATAGAGGCGGTGATAGAGGCGGAGATAGAAGTGGTGGTAGAAGCGGCGATAGAAGAGGCGATAGAAGTAGTGGTCGAAGCGGCGATGGAAGTAGTGGTCGAAGCGGCGATGGAAGCGCTGGTAGGGGTGACCCCCCCTCCTGGTGCAACAACGTCTACGTGTCGAACctgagttacaaaaaaaaaaaactctccCTGGGCGATTTACAGGGGAACTTCTTCAAGGTACTAATTAGAGGAGTGGAGGACACCTCGGaggaaaaattttgtgcaCTCGCTGACAACTTTAGGAAGGCAGGATTTGTAAACTACTTTGGCCACCAACGGTTTGGCAgtaagcaaataaaaaattacgaaattGGCATCTGCATACTGAAGAAGAATTACAAGCAGGCCCTCTTCCACGTCATTGAGAATGCCGGGCTGGACAGCTCCAAGAAGGGTCGCCTCATTGAGTACTTGAACGAGTTGGATGCGACAAACCGAGTGGAAGGCGAAGAAGAGGTCGTCGTTCTGACCACACCCAATGATGAGTCACATGTGTGGAAAGACGAGAAAGACGAGAAAGATA aaaaaacaattttgtgctccttaaaaaatgataaaaaatttaaaaatgcattcatGAATTTACCCAAGGAtatattttccctcttcATACATTCTACCCAAAGTCTCATATTCAACATCCTTGCGGATGTACGAATGAAGAAGTATGGCTTTGCCGTCGTGGTTGGCGATCTTATCGAGTCCAGTCGTAACAACGAAGAAGCTCTAAGCAGTGATAATTTCACTGAGCATCACTCAGATGAGTCGGAAAGTGGTGAACCTTTATACGAAACGAACATAATCGTAGTGACAcctgaaaatatttctctgTACGATATTTACGATGTCGTTTTACCATTCCCTGGAGATAAGAATTTTGTGTTTCCTCCAAACCTCACCGAAGAATACAAATCTGTGTTGAGCAATTTGCGCTTATCGTTAGATGACTTTCGATCCGAAAAGAACTTCTTCAGTGCACCTGGTGGTTATCGAAAGGTCGTTGTAAAGCCTCGTGATTTCAAgtccctttttattaaaagtgACGCAGCGGGTGGCGGCAGGATTCCCTTCATACGGAGTGATTTGACCAAGCTGGTGGAGCAGGAGGGGTGGGCGCCCAACTCGGAGGCCAACTCGGCTGAGAGGAGTGAGGAACCAAACAGGGACGCCGCCAATCCCGCTGCTACAACGCGCATGGCGGACGAAATGCAGACACACATCACCTTCGTCCAGAGTGACGTCTACCACGAGCATTTAATTAAGGAGGTACCCAACTATCGAACGACGGCCTCCGTCCTTTTGACTTGCTCTTTACCCAAATCGTCCTACATCACGGTGGCGCTCCTGGAGGTGCTGAACAGTTAG
- a CDS encoding hypothetical protein (putative): MKKIIHISFFFLSLLILTREYKLTSGKITSHARGNLTIGSVDSNWVSDEKGIKEYKESNDDVEEEGESFREGGLGTHVGSNETEEGPLDEGGDTDVVENQQHEESVNSADVPTSGGDGEVDDEEVDGEEVDNEEVDGEEVDDEEVDGEEVGNEEVDGEEVDGDLVDTDVVDTDMVDDDEEVEHEQIDYEQVDDDAGDDPNWDETHESAPTEAESAGRSRPYHHRKNETNDEEQGNIDMDAVKMETHKRSGGDSGRQNNAMPVDANHLEGANEEGEEEKYPDGGSSTGGVDRESGESTPLEGKEVGNIDEQDDEEEDGGETKEPEEGGEEERSVPTSDAKAHDLLIGDYKNENDIKKEAGALVERMIKMLDESGRDNE, translated from the coding sequence atgaaaaagataatccacatttcgtttttcttcctctccctgCTGATACTTACTCGTGAGTACAAACTGACAAGCGGAAAAATTACGAGTCACGCTCGTGGCAATTTAACAATCGGTTCAGTAGATAGTAACTGGGTGAGTGATGAGAAGGGCATCAAAGAATACAAAGAAAGCAATGATGATGtagaggaggaaggggagagTTTCAGAGAGGGTGGGTTGGGCACCCATGTAGGGAGCAACGAAACGGAGGAAGGTCCCTTGGATGAGGGGGGTGACACCGACGTTGTGGAAAATCAGCAGCATGAAGAAAGTGTTAACTCTGCGGATGTGCCAACCTCAGGGGGAGATGGTGAAGTGGACGATGAAGAGGTAGACGGTGAGGAAGTGGACAATGAGGAAGTGGACGGTGAGGAAGTGGACGATGAGGAAGTGGACGGTGAGGAAGTGGGCAATGAGGAAGTGGACGGTGAGGAAGTGGACGGAGACTTGGTGGATACAGACGTGGTGGATACAGACATGGTGGACGACGATGAAGAGGTAGAGCACGAGCAGATCGATTACGAACAGGTGGACGATGACGCGGGAGACGATCCCAATTGGGACGAAACGCACGAGTCAGCACCAACCGAGGCAGAAAGCGCGGGGCGAAGCAGACCTTATCACCATAGAAAAAACGAGACAAATGATGAGGAACAGGGAAACATCGATATGGATGCagtaaaaatggagacgCATAAACGGAGTGGCGGAGACTCAGGGAGACAAAACAATGCCATGCCTGTGGATGCAAACCATCTGGAAGGGGCAAACGAggaaggcgaagaagaaaagtaTCCAGATGGTGGAAGCAGCACTGGGGGTGTGGACAGAGAAAGTGGGGAAAGCACCCCCTTAGAAGGTAAAGAAGTGGGCAATATAGACGAGCAggacgatgaagaagaagacggaGGAGAAACGAAAGAACcggaagaagggggagaagaagaacgcTCAGTTCCAACAAGTGATGCCAAGGCACACGATCTGCTTATCGgagattataaaaatgagaatgaCATTAAGAAGGAAGCCGGTGCTTTAGTCGAAAGGATGATTAAAATGCTGGATGAAAGCGGAAGGGATAATGAG